Part of the Labrys wisconsinensis genome, TGGCCGGCCATCACCTGGCCGACATCCGGGCCGGTGCCGTTGATGAGGTTGAACACGCCCTTGGGCACGCCGGCCGCGTGCATCACCTCGGCGAAGACGATGCCGCTGATCGGCGCGATTTCGCTCGGCTTCAGCACCATGGTGCAGCCGGCGGCCAGCGCCGGGGCGACCTTGCAGACGATCTGGTTGAGCGGCCAGTTCCAGGGGGTGATCAGCCCGCAGACGCCGATCGGCTCCTTGACCACGCGGGTCGTGCCGCGCTGGTGCTCGAACTCGAAGGCCTCCAGCGCCGCGATGGTCGCCTCCATATGGCCGCGGCCGGCCCAGGCCTGCGCCTCGCGGGCGAAGCCGAGCGGCGCGCCCATCTCCTGCGACACGGCGGCGGCGATGTCCTCGAAGCGCTCGTTATAGGCCTCCAGCACCCGCCGCAGCAGGGCGAGGCGCTCGGCCTTCGTCGTCACGGAGAAGGCGGGAAAGGCCGCCTGCGCCGCGGCCACCGCCCGGTCGACATCCGCCCTGGAGCCGATCGAGATCGCGGTGAAGGCCTCCTCGGTCGAGGGATCGATGACGTCGAGCCGCGCGGGCACGACCGGGTCGACCCAGGCGCCGTCGATGTAGAAGCGGAGATGGTTGGACATGGATTCCGGATCCGTTGCTCGGTGGTGAAGATGGGTTCAGGCCGCGCGCAATGTACGCGCCGCGCCCGGCCGGACGCTAAGAAAAAGCGTGTCGCCGACCGCGAAGCCGGCGGAGGCGGCGCGCCGCGGCGTGTCGATGGTGAGCTCGGTCCCGTCGGCGAGCCGGGCGTGGAGGCGCAGGGAACGGCCATGGAACACGGTGCCGACGAGGCGCGCGGCAGCCGTATCGGGCGCCTCGGCCTCGATCAGCACGTCCTCCGGGCGGATGCCGACGGCGAGCGGCTCGCCCGGCCCCGGACCCTCGCCCTGCGCTTCCAGCATGAGCGGGCCGGCGGCGACGAGGAGGCCGTCGCCGCGGCGCTCGACCACCCGGCCCTCCAGCACGTTCATGGTGCCGATGAAGCCGGCGACGAAGCGGGTGGCGGGCGCATCGTAGAGCTCGGCCGGGCCGGCGATCTGCTCGATGCGGCCGCGGTTCATCACCGCGATGCGGTCGGAGATGGACAAGGCCTCGGTCTGGTCGTGCGTCACCATGACGAAGGTGGTGCCGAGCTCGGCCTGCAGGCGCTTGAGCTCAACCTGCATCTGCTCGCGCAGATGCGCGTCGAGCGCCGAGAGCGGCTCGTCGAGCAGCAGCACCCGGGGCTCGCACACGATCGCCCGGGCGAGGGCGACGCGCTGGCGCTGGCCGCCGGAGAGGGCGGCGACCCGCGCGCCGATCTTGTCGGCGAGGCCGACCAGCTCCAGCGCCGCCGCGATCCGGCGCCGCATGTCGGCGGCGGGGAGCCGTCGCAGCGTCAGGCCGAAGCCGACATTCTCGGCGACGTCCATGTGCGGGAACAGGGCATAGTCCTGGAACACGGTGTTGACCGGCCGGTCATAGGGCCGCAGCGCCGTGACGTCGCGGCCGTCGAGCAGGACCCGGCCCCCGGTCGGCTGCTCGAAGCCGGCGATGACCCTGAGCGTGGTGGTCTTGCCGCAGCCGGAGGGGCCGAGCAGGCTGAGGAACTCGCCCGTGGCAATGGTGAGGTCGACCTCGTCGAGGCCGACCACGCCGCCGGGAAAGCGCTTGGAGACGGCTTCCAGCCGCAGGACCGGATCAGCCGCCACCGCGCACCTCGGAGGGCTTGACCGTGTTGACCCACAGCACCGTGCAGGGCTCGCGGCCGGGATTGCGGAACGTGTGGGAGAGCGTGCTCTTGAAGGCGAAGCTGTCGCCGGC contains:
- a CDS encoding ABC transporter ATP-binding protein, encoding MAADPVLRLEAVSKRFPGGVVGLDEVDLTIATGEFLSLLGPSGCGKTTTLRVIAGFEQPTGGRVLLDGRDVTALRPYDRPVNTVFQDYALFPHMDVAENVGFGLTLRRLPAADMRRRIAAALELVGLADKIGARVAALSGGQRQRVALARAIVCEPRVLLLDEPLSALDAHLREQMQVELKRLQAELGTTFVMVTHDQTEALSISDRIAVMNRGRIEQIAGPAELYDAPATRFVAGFIGTMNVLEGRVVERRGDGLLVAAGPLMLEAQGEGPGPGEPLAVGIRPEDVLIEAEAPDTAAARLVGTVFHGRSLRLHARLADGTELTIDTPRRAASAGFAVGDTLFLSVRPGAARTLRAA